Part of the Scomber japonicus isolate fScoJap1 chromosome 6, fScoJap1.pri, whole genome shotgun sequence genome, tcacatctacacaacGTCCTGCACTCTCTGATCCTCTTCTGCCATCCACCTCTTTgtcccatctgccaacttaactaCCATCAGGGTTCCTACACATTTGGAATTTCAAAATTCCATACTTTTCCATACCCTAATTTCCAGACTTctctgctgggtttttttttccagagaatATGCAACATCTGAgtaaatatatcatatatcatatttcACATCAAGTTTAATTATTCTTAATAGCAGCAAAGTACCATAATGGcatgcaaataaaaactcaGGTAAGTTCAATgcattgaattttattttaacagtgcAATGCTTACAATTTGTTTGTGTCCCTCAAGTTTCTGAAaatcactctctcactcacactcacaccatTTTGTAGATGAGGTCAACAGTCAACTACAAAGGCAACACGGGCTCAAAAACAACAAGTTAAACTTAGAGTTAGAACTTAGAATTACAACTTAAACATTTGCAATAAATTGTAAAAACCTACATATAGGTTGCATGTGCATTTCTGATTTTTTCACTTAAAGGTGTACCATAAAAAGCAATCATATGGAATTTGCAACACAATATTATGAACTTCACATCATTCAAACATGTCATGACAGCAGTGGTGATGAGAAATGTGGTGCAATGCCAAATTTTGTCAGGTAAGCTGCTTTATCATCCCCACAGGTGAACTTTGAGGCAATGGGGCTGTCTGGAAACATGAGATGAAAAAGTTCACTTTTTCCAGTTCAGCTGTTAAAGGATCAATGCTTCTTGATGACATCAAGAGCCCAGTACACTTCTGCAGACAGAATCTCTGGCCCACCCACATAGGTCCTCACTGAGCCACTGCAGGTAGCTTCAGCTGTTGAGCTACTGGATGCAGCTGCATAAGTGTTACTGAAAAAGAATAACAAATTTGTCTCATTAAGaaagactactactactactactactaataataatagtaataatacattttatttatatcacacACTTTAACAAACTCACAACGTGAATTGTGAATGTGTACTTCTGCTATCATTCGGTCAGCACCACTGTTACAGAGTACAAGTGCCTCTACTTCACTTTAGCCACAAATAGCTTGTTTAGCTAGGTTATATCGGTGCACAGATGCATCGTCAGACTCGCTAAAAGACAATACACGACAGTCTTGATCCAAGAGGTTAATAATATAATTGAATGTTCTCACCATTCATCATTCGGAGTGTGGGCATGTTCACTTAATGGCGTTGGTCTGGGCTGAGACAGAAAGGTTGGAATTCTGGGTGCAAGCGATGCAGTAACAAGAcgtcagtgtttttttcccattcaTGTGGCTCAGAATCGCCTTCTCCCCCATGTTGGCGATGTCAAATGACTTTGCACAAAACTTGCATCTAGCTCTGTTTGTGAATTGGGTATCCTTGGCCAACCAGTATTTATATATGGAACAGTCAAGCCATGCATCCAAAAACTTGCATCTACCCATTGCTGCAAAAACCATTTGCTTCcatactttatttttaattttccatACTTTTTAATACCTGGAAATAGATCAAATTTATTTCCATACTTGCGTAGAAACCCTATaacatggggtcaagagctgtCAGCCGACCTGCCCCCCGCCTTTGgaactctgtctccacctttaaatcccgcctgaaaacacacttattcagagtggcatactgTGTCTCACACTAACTATGTAATCagattcttgtttatttatttatctttgcaAAAACGGCACTAACTTCCACATCAATGTTAGctaatttatattgtttgatgtactgttgttgttgttttatgtgtgtcttgtaACGTGTcattgagtgctttgaaaggcgcctttaaataaaatacattattataatattttttattataaacatgGCATTCAAGTGTGAATTCTTtgtatatgttacattttaataggaaaagttatgtttcattctctcttctcaACCCACGCCTCACCTTAGACACTCCCccctccactcactcactcattcactgttGATTTGTATAGATTCAGCTGAAATCATACCCTTGTTGTGAATTTATCCCTTGATAGTATTGTATAGTATTTGATAGCATAAAGTCTAATTATAGCTGTAAATTGTTACTTTTTCTGTGAAACTGGAGactgtgaaattaaattattattgtggaaCTGTAAACATTTTCCGactgttcatttgaatgctTATGCTAGACGAGGCAGGGAAATCTGTTGCCACACCAGCTCCaccaaaaaaaatgttcacCAGCCGCCACTGCCAAACAGCTTATTATGCTGAATCAGCATGCCATGTTTGACTTATCTGGATATAGGGCCTATGCGATAGTGCAACTCCAAGCTGGTGTTCCCCAAAACCAAGTTGCAGAACACAAATTTCCTTGCTTTTTGTGCTTTGTTTACATTAATTCTGATACAGATATTAAATCTCTAGACAAtccaaaacattttcattttatgtatatttctaGTGGAGTACCATCTAAAGTTGGCTTTATCCACTTATAAttttgaaaaactaaataatgagaCAATCATATTGTATGTCATTCACATGTAAATAAAGATTGTTATTCAGTCTCTGacaattatatgtatatataatacatacaatTAATTACAGtgccccacccccccccccagatatcaacactgttaaatattgggaataacatttttatgcacacatcataaaaacacagctcTCTTTGACATAGTTTtgttacaaaaaacaaacaaccaaacaagAACAAAATTATTACAATTAAACATGCGATTCAAAttaatcattcatcatttatgGGTAAATGATGTACTAAAAGCCAATAAATATGTGAAGTAATTATGTCTAACCCTGGCTTTTGCCTATAGTTAATCTATTGCCTTATTAAttccatattttatatatagtacattaaaaaataatgtcagAAATGTTACATCATCTTGCTCACTACTCACATACAACAATGCATTACAACTAAGCAGGGATAGTGGAATCATATGTTAAACTAATAATTCACAGTCCTTTGTTTAGATTTTTTCCCATGACATGCTTCTTGGTGTTTTTCTCTGgctttattaatattatgtaGCATTTAGGtgcaaaaatgcaaattaataaaCCACATGCTGAAGACAAAATTGCAAATATCTCCACAGCTACAGTGAACTTTCCAGGAGAACTGACATATGCTGGGATAAAGGTGATCCAGACTGCACAGAATATCAGCATGCTGAAAGTGATAAATTTGGCTTCATTAAAGTTATCAGGCAACTTTCTCGCTAGAAATGCCAGGACCAAACATATTATTGCAAGAATCCCTATGTACCCCAGTACTGCATAGAAAGCAGCCTCAGAGCCAGTGTTGCATTCTAAAACTATCTTCTTATTGCTGTATCTGAAAACCATGTCTGGAAAAGGTGAGTTTAACTTTAGCCACAACACACAAATTAGTATCTGAATCAAAGTGCATGAACAAACTATGATCCTTTGCTGAACAGGACCAAACTTTCCTGCAACTTTGCTGCCAGGAAACGAGGCTTTGAAAGCTGTTACGACAACAATCGTTTTTCCCAAGACGCATGCAATACAAAGTGCAAATGTCACTCCAAAAGCTGTGTGGCGGAGCATGCAAGTCCAGACTGTGGGTCTGCCGATAAAAGTGAGgggacagagaaaacacaaagaaagagaaaacaacagaaaacagctcAGCTCAGCGTTGCTGGCCTTTATCACAGGGGTATCTCTGCAGCGGATAAAGATGGTCATCGTGGCCAGTGACAGAGTGGCTCCTAACAGGGACACAACTGTGAGAGCTATTCCCATTGGCTCAGAATATGTCAGGAACTCAATAGTTTTAGGAATGCACTCATCTTTCTTGTCATTGGACCAGTATTCCTGTGGACAGGGTACGCAGTCTGCTGCACCTGTTAAACATGAACTGAAAGTATGAGTTCTGCATCTGGATGTCACATTTGCAAGAACTTATATCTTCAAATGCAATCGAAAATCAATACTGAATCTATTTAAACTAACAATGATAtttataaaatggaaataaacatattatacaaatTAAATGCATGTGATGATACTAGATTGTGCATTTTTTGTTTAGTATGGCACATATTCTGCTGATACATGTCTGTACCTGTTGAATTGGCTATAGTTCCATCAGCACATGGGATGCAGTCAAAACAGCAGGTGGGTTTTCCCTTAATTTGGGCTTTCCTGGTTCCAATAGGACAAACATTAGAGCAAACTGATTTTGGAACCtgagaaatgaagaaataacaTCTTATACAGTGTAATTTCCAGTGCAACCcgaaaaatgtcacatttacaCTAATGTTTCAACAAGCCAAATAGTTGATAAAAATAATAAGCTTGGTTCATGGAAAAAGTCTTCCTGATTACCATTTTGCCTGTTTGCCACACTATCTCTTCCTCCTGGATACTGAGCTCAAAATCACCATTAGCAGCAGAGTCAAAATGACCCAATGCCACATGTTGCACCTGCCCATCTCTCAGCTGCCAGTTAATAATTTCATAAGAAGCAGGAGGGTCACCATTCTcatcaaaaaatacattatcCCCAAACTGATTCCTAAAATTCACCTTTTGAATCTGATCAGTGACCTGAGAAAATTAGAATAATATATTAACTGTTAGAcattgttatgtttttgttcataTTAACTTTACACTTATATGTTGCTAACAATTATTTGCAGTATTTCCCACCTCTTTTGGATGAATTTCTGATATGTTCAAACATGGGCCCACTGCTTTTTTCTCAGCTGGTTGGCAAAATACCAGCTGGTGAAGAGCATGTGCAATTGCATATGCTGCGTTATACACATTATAAGAAACTCTGAGCTGTGTGACATTGAAGAAAACATTCTGGGAATTTGTTAATGTCTCATTGCCTGTGCATATTGTATTTGTtgcctctgtgtctgtgtgttcccCAGGCAAAGCAGGTCTACAGCCCACCATAATCTCCCAGAAATCCCTCACAAATGCTGCAGCTGGATCAGTGTAAGGGCTAATGCCTGTAAGGAATGGTTTTAGGTTTGGAATAGCCATCTTCCTCATCACAAATCCAAGGGTTCCTCCCAAAGATTGGTACATTTCTGGAGTGGAGAGTAGAGGAGCTGTTATCCAGGACTCACTGGCAATCCACTGAATTCCTGTAATGTTCTGTTTCACAATCTCTTTTATCAAAGGATAAAAGTCAGTTTTGGCAACAAAAGCAAGGATTGCTTTGACAGTTGACTCCTTAATCATTTCCACAACATTCAGAATTTTATCCATAGTGTATGTTCGACCAATTGTCCCAACAAATGCAATACAAACACCAAGCTTTTTAACCTCTTCAGTAAAAGCCAGGATCCCATTCCGCCCATAATCACTGTCTGACTGTATGGCTCCAATCCACTCCCATCCAAAACGTTTGACCAGTGCAGCCAGAGCTTTTGCCTGGAAATAGTCACTGGGGATTGTTCTAAAAAATGTAGGATATTTAGCTCTATTACTCAGACATGCACATGTTGAGAAGTAGCTTACCTGTAAGACAAAAACACCAGTTGAGGTATTAAGAAATGTCACATCAAATATCACAGAAAACAATTCAGTAAAACATCTAATTTAATCCCTTACTACTGGCATTTGAAATGGCCCCAGGATTCCAGCCACAGCTAAAGACTGAGAAGATCCCGATTCAGCTATGAGGGCAGATATTGCTGGAGGACAAGTGGAATTTGATTCTATCTCCTCTGGTCTACTAGCCACACTGAGCGCAGCACGCAAAGTATTTGTGGGAGATGAACAAGAGTTAAGGATCCTGTAGCCAAGTGATATGTTTGGAAGGAGAGTTGGATCTTTGTTAATTTCTTCAATTGTAAATATCATCACTTGTGTCCATCGAAATGCTCGTAGGTCAAATCTAAAAAGGTTTTGAAATAGGTAATAAAATGACATAAGATAATATTAGAGGAGCATGAAGCATTAAAAAGTCCAATCTGTTTAAACTTACCCTGCACACTTCACTCCAGGTGGGTGTCTCTCAAATGTAGAAGTGCTGCTTATGTCTTTGTTGAAAACTGGGAAAATCCCCCCAATCATTATGTCTCCCTGCTTGAACAAACTTGGCATATCAAACCTGCCAAGGAGTTCACAGCCGAAAGCTGTGTTCAAGTAGAGGAAAGACACATATAAGAGCATGGATCTCTCCAGCTCATGCATGTTTGCTCTGCATTTTTTAAGGGAGAAGGGCACCACTCTTATAACATATGTGTTGGATGCAGGTGGATGTGCCCCCTTcataaaatgttgatttatttcCCACAGGGCACAGCAGTCTTACATTGGTAAAGGTTATTGCTATatccatgacacacacacttacactacACAAGTATGCACGTACACATGCATTATGAAATCAAAACTGAATTTTTGCCTACAAAATGAAAGGTTTTGCCAACCCACTGACAAATCCCCCCAATTACTAGGCCAAAATTGAGTACATTGATCTCTAAGGTAAATAGAATGTGTAGCACAAGAGAGATTGAGCCAAGAtgcaaaagatgaaaaaataaaaacggaGGATTCAATAAAGTAGGGCCAATAAAACTTAGTGGCGTACAGCAGTTCAAGAGTAAAATACTGCATCAggtttaggttttttttcttctcactttttttattttattttgatgttcAACTAATGTCAATGTAATGTTTCAGCAGCCTAAGTCAGCTAAATTGAGTCAGTATTTTCCAAAGTACACTCTATATGAAGTTTTATAACTAGGTTCAGGAACAGAAGCAGTACTTAAGTCACACGCTACCCCCTCTGTACCCCTTCGTCTAATTTCGGACACGATCTCTGACA contains:
- the LOC128360112 gene encoding extracellular calcium-sensing receptor-like; this translates as MPSLFKQGDIMIGGIFPVFNKDISSTSTFERHPPGVKCAGFDLRAFRWTQVMIFTIEEINKDPTLLPNISLGYRILNSCSSPTNTLRAALSVASRPEEIESNSTCPPAISALIAESGSSQSLAVAGILGPFQMPVVSYFSTCACLSNRAKYPTFFRTIPSDYFQAKALAALVKRFGWEWIGAIQSDSDYGRNGILAFTEEVKKLGVCIAFVGTIGRTYTMDKILNVVEMIKESTVKAILAFVAKTDFYPLIKEIVKQNITGIQWIASESWITAPLLSTPEMYQSLGGTLGFVMRKMAIPNLKPFLTGISPYTDPAAAFVRDFWEIMVGCRPALPGEHTDTEATNTICTGNETLTNSQNVFFNVTQLRVSYNVYNAAYAIAHALHQLVFCQPAEKKAVGPCLNISEIHPKEVTDQIQKVNFRNQFGDNVFFDENGDPPASYEIINWQLRDGQVQHVALGHFDSAANGDFELSIQEEEIVWQTGKMVPKSVCSNVCPIGTRKAQIKGKPTCCFDCIPCADGTIANSTGAADCVPCPQEYWSNDKKDECIPKTIEFLTYSEPMGIALTVVSLLGATLSLATMTIFIRCRDTPVIKASNAELSCFLLFSLSLCFLCPLTFIGRPTVWTCMLRHTAFGVTFALCIACVLGKTIVVVTAFKASFPGSKVAGKFGPVQQRIIVCSCTLIQILICVLWLKLNSPFPDMVFRYSNKKIVLECNTGSEAAFYAVLGYIGILAIICLVLAFLARKLPDNFNEAKFITFSMLIFCAVWITFIPAYVSSPGKFTVAVEIFAILSSACGLLICIFAPKCYIILIKPEKNTKKHVMGKNLNKGL